The Macaca nemestrina isolate mMacNem1 chromosome 9, mMacNem.hap1, whole genome shotgun sequence genome includes the window GCCAAAAGACAATGCCTGTCACACCCACTACCCCAAGGAAATGAGATTCTCCCCGCGGGGGAGAGAAAAGCTGCTGGCTCAGAGTCGTCCCAGTCTCGAAAAATCGGGGTGCCAAGCGCGCCTTTAGGTCTGCGCTGGACTCCATCAGGCTTTGGCGCGGGCAGAAGCCGGGGGAGGGCACCTCACAGAAAGGACCCCCGGCGCTCCCCGGGTCTCGGGCCGCGGCGGCTGCACCACCCGGGGGACGACCCGCGCCCCGGAGCCGTCCACCCGGAGCGCCGAGGGGGGGGGTCGACGCCCGTGGAGGAGGAAGGCCAGGGGGAAATTTGCATTTCGTAAAACCGCGGTTAAGAAATGACGATGCCACGTAGACAAGCCAGTTGTGACGTTCAGCACAACGTGCTACTGAACTACCGAGATCCGCCACCAAATGGCGGCTCCGGCAGCCTGCTGCACTGATAATGAGGACTCGCCCGCCGTCGCCCATTTTAGGCCGCTTTCACTTCTCCGCTGATTCCCCAATCCCTTTCCCCAAGTCGTCCCTTCCTCTCCCGGTTTTAGGGCGCACGGGGAGCTCTCTTATCCGAGAAGCCTCTGTGCTCTGGGGATCCGGCAGACGCGGGCTCTGCAGGAAGCCGCCGCGTCCCGGCAGCTTTCGGAGGCGATGTCCCAGCCTCGGCCCACCCGCTCCTCTGCCAGGCCGGAGGAGTCGGCACTCCCAGGGTCGCCTTGTCCGGGGACCTATTTTGGCGTCGCCTTCGCGTTCCGAGATAAGAGCCTTTGCCCAGATCTTGAGATTCCCGCCGCGCAGCCACCCCTCCTCAGCCCTGTCACCCGATCAAGGCTCTTTCCCAGGGGATTCGAGTGTGTTCTATTAAACGAGCCCAGCGGGAGGACCCTCTCCCCTAGGCCTTTCCAGTCACAGACATGAAGTCGCTTTCGGGAACCTTCAGGGTGGCCACTTTATAacttaatgattttatttaaaatcattcaACAAAACCCCAAACTCCAAGGACACCTCGTTCCTTAAGGAGAAAGGGCATTGATAGGACTCGAAGAGGGAGGAGGACAAAGAAAGGTGATTATCGGGCCTGGCTCCTGGTAGGGCGCGCTCCCGTGGGCTCTGTCCGCGAAGCCGCTGCCTCCCCGAGTGCGGGTCGTTTTCCTGCCCGCGCTGAGCTCGGGGGACAGGGACCCGTCGCTGCGCCTCGGCCCGCCGCTGTGGAGGGCTTCGGCGGGAAGGGGGAGCACCTCCGGAGGCGGCGCGCACCCGGCTGTAACCGCCGCTCGCCACGGGGTCCAACTTTGGAGAGCGACGTCGTTCCCCCGCCCCTCAAGCCCCTTAGGGCCTGACAATCTCGCTTTCAAATTTGGCGGGATCCGAGTCCGCAGAGCCGAGGGCGGCGCGAGGCGAGCAGCGCACGCGCAAAATGGCCTCCCGGTGCCCCGCGGCCTTGGCTCGCGCGCCCAGCAGGGCCGAACCGGGGTGGCGCAGTTCCGAGCAGGGGACTGGGTTGTAGCTCTTTCCCCTACTCTGTGAGCTGCTaattagaaaataaggaaaaagagaggGGCGGTTGCTTCTTTaaggtatctttttgataaagGTCTCCCTTACCAGGGAGGCAGCGCTTGTGAGAAGAGGTCAGGTGATTTCCTCCAGGCCAGTGTACTGTGCCCTTTCCACCGGGCACTAGAACCTAAGAAACCTGTTTTTTGGGAATGCCGTGGGGGTTTCCCACCCTAATCACCCTCGCCTGGGCTTTATGGTCCACGCCGTGCGGTGCGCCCCTCTCTCTGGCTTAGTTGAAAGATCTTCCACTCCTGAGGACTTCGGACCTGTGACTTGGGCTCCTGGACCGACTTCTCCACCTGCACTAACCTCGGTGTCCGTCTCGGCCACCATCCCATTCCTGGCATCCCACTTTCCGACGCGCTTCCCTATCACCCGGGTCTGCAGCCTCTTCTCTCAACTTGAGTTCCGGCTAATTTAGGACCGAGTTGGAGATCTCCAAATCCGCACCAACGTTGAAATCACGTCCACGGTGAAGTTTGCATTCCATGATGACCCGACAATTAGAGCAAGAAGTAGCATTTTACTGAAGGGTAGGGAACAACACCTGCTACTTTTGAAAGTAACTTCGAATTGTCTCGGAAGGGACATTGTTAAAGGCTAGGGACTGAAGAATGAGAGTAGTTTTAACTCCTTTGTTGGAAGTTTTTATGAAGCTCTTACTATTTATTTGGAGGGCTAAAGCGACTTCCGAATGAGTTTTCCACTTGAACTTCTCCAGAACACTTCTCACAAGAGTTCTACAGAGGAGCCTTTCCAGTGATAAATATGACATGACTTCTGATGTCGTCGACTTGATGAAGACAGATAGTGAAGTTCTTCATGTGAGACCTCTAGAAATTGCAcactaagaaaaagaaactggTGCAAATAAAGGAAATCCGTTTCAagaaccaaaagaagaaaaaacgttaaaaaaaaattaactgcgGAAACAGGAAACACTCAACTGTGTAAACATTTTCGGAGACTTTCATAATCAAAACTGGGCGATCTTGAGATTTGCAGGGAGATCGGCTGGCTCAAGGTCTTCGCGGTGGGTATTTCCAAATCTGATTCGCTGCAAGGCTGTAATATGTGGATATCTCCTTCTATTCCTTGTAAAGAACTGGAGACGTCTCCTCGCTCTGAATTCTGTAGTGCTAATTTACCtcaagggctttttttttttttttttttttttgaggagtcataATTTTTTTAGAGCAACCTTCCAAAGTATTACCTGTGTTAGTGTTCATTTTGTACATGAAGAAACATCCTCAAGTGAAATGCTGTATCTCAAGAGCTTTAAGTTGGAGCTGGGTTCAGTGATTTTTGCACCACATTAGTGTCTTAAAGGCATAGACGGTTTTTGAAAAGGGTTTAATTAGTATACTGTTAGATGCAGCACAGATCTAAAATGATGTCTAGGCGTTTTTCATATAATGTGATCAAGACCCTTTTGTTTTGGATAAAACGCAATGAAGACTGTGTGGGGAAAACagccaaagtattttaaaaatcttatggaGCCTCCATTCCAACTAAGttaaattaaatcagaatttccaACTATCATTCTTCATGCATTAGGAAGAAAAAGATCTCATTTATCAAACctttaaaatacaaagagaaatggaaaaattaacaATTGCTTCACCCCAGGATTTTAAGAGACTGGATTCCATGTGCAGATTGTTTCTAAAAGTAAATCCTGTCCCCTCAAAAGATACcacaaaataaagtattttaaaataccaaacgTCCTCCTTTCGTGTCGGTCAATGTAAGGCGCATTTCACATGGGTATTTAAGTTCCTATTGTTTTCGTAACAAAACCTTAATAGGCCCATACAATGAGTGTAACAAGATTTCACAAATTAACTGCACCttcaaaatattcagaaaagaggaaaggatgaAGGAAAGTCCCTAGCAGCTTATTCTGCCAGTTGCATTTTCCCTCCAGAGGTCCAAATAGTATCAGAAATGGATATGGAAATAGCAATATGGTTGGCAGGTTAAGACAACTGAAGGGCAGTTGTTTTTTCAATGCAGTGCAATTAACGGCCggcaattttaaaagcaaaaagtaCTTGTAAAGTGGTATGCATGTGTAAACCAAGATAGATCACTATTTACACAACAGCAAccagcctcatttttctctttgcatttaagCTAAAAATCTGTAAAATCAATTTAGGCATTTTCTCTGAAACATTTTGTTAGCACTAACTTTGTGTTCTAGAATATTTTCAGAAGCAAAAGTCAAACTTAAAGCTGACTTTTCCTGTACCCTGCTTTGGCTACTAAAAGTTACAAAGTTAGCAGCTTTTGATATGGGTTTTCATAAGGTTGAAATTTTCTAACATATTAATTTAGCAAATGTTTTTAATCTTAATTGTCAAACTGTAATAGCTGCTTATTTAAGAATACAAAACATCTTTCATTCATAGAAAAAATTTTGGCTGAAATGTACTTTTAAGCTTATGCCATTTTCTAattgaggagaaaaaaatcttttcaactAAGTAACATTTTCACATATGGTTAAATAGTGCTAAGTAAGCCATAACTGCAGTATCTGATTAATAAGCAATTTCAAAAATCCATCATAAAGCGATTGAGATGTAAAGTTTGAATTCCATGTTGATCTTATAACTTGGTTTTATGTAAATCAAATGACAGTCCACTAGCATTTAAAGTttttagccttttaaaaatattttttcattctttatataaatgaTCATCCAAAGTAAAAATATCACGACACTTCCATTAACTTTTGTCTTAAACATCATGAAAAACTTAGAGCCTAGAAAATGAGTTAAATTCACCAAAATTGGCAAACATTGGTAACTTTTACTTCAAAGATTGTAAATAAACAGATACATCTTTCAATGGGCTTTCAAGCAGTTTTACAACAAAGCACGTACTTCTTAGCAACATCACTATAAGACAGCAATGTATTCTCTTTAATGTTTACCTGTTGTAATCCTCTATAGGGTTTCCAAAACTTCTGCACATTGTGCTTTTCATAtcaaatttttattaaagatcttagctattttctaaatgaatatCCTTTTTATTGGATTTTTTCCAATTACAAATGAAATTTCATTTTACATCTATAATTAGAAACAACACTTACAATGGGACTGTACAAATTTaggtcaaaataaaaatatatgtattttgtgaCTTCATAAAACATCCTTTACTATATCTTTAAAGAAAGCAGAAGTAACAGCAATATATGTAAAAGTAATGATTTAATGACTATAAGCAAGACAAAGCAATAGAATTGTGCTTCTTTTGCAGACTGGGGACAATGAAATGTTTAGCTACAATTTTCCCATACAAACATGAAACAATATTCATATAGAATAAACACCCTCACAAATAACTGATGGGTGATGAACACACACCAAGTTCGaccaaagcaaaaaacaaattgaACATTGTTGGGTGGggttattcatattttaaattcaacatgcttgctctatttaaaaatacctgTAGAAGCTTATAATAAATAGCTTCTACTTCCAGACATAGCAGAGAAGGCATATTCCATTGTTAACTGTAAAAGCAACTCTTAAATTTGAAATTCCTGCTATACcacatattaaaataactttaagatAAAAAGCCTTCTTTCAGCAACTTgctggtttatttaaaaaattgttttagaattACAGTGatcaatatgaatttttaaaatacaatattaattCCATCATAGCCAATGGAAAATTAACACGCTAAAGTTAAAGGTTTTTCTTTACTGcagcaatttttaaagtaaacatgtATTATTGGAGaaaagtatataaagaaaagtaTAGAAAGTATAGAAAGATGTGCCAATTGCTTCTAATGGAACAGACTTCAGAATTAGATAtccacattaaaaatattatttgctgGTAAGCAACGCTAAACATAGGTTATGGGTATCTGCAAAGGTCGAACCAGTTGGGAGAATTTTAACAATCATTTCTGAATGCATGAAACacaatatttctttatagcatttataaatatatcatacAATACTGTTTCCTGTTATGTCATATACCAATATGGCATTGTACAACAAGCATAATGCCATCTGATTCTTACAAAAGCGAATCATTTAAACAAGTCAGTAAAATAAACGGTAGTACCCGCTTTTAGGCATACAGATTGTAAAACTGAAGTTCACTTTTCTTTGATCGGTTTTGCGTAGCAACAGAGAAGTATAAATCAAACAGGAATCAAAATGGCTAAATATGCAAGAAATCGTTATTCACAGTGACATGGCTACATAGAATGCATTATTCTATGCATATTCTTTCCGTTGGTTGAATTTCAAGATAAAAAGCACTTGTTTTCTACAGGTTCACAAAACAGCATAATAACAAGAACAATCAAGGAGAATGTAATGTAGGCGTTAGTTGAGATTAACAAACTATGGCCCAATGCTTATGTCCACTGGAGAGTATTTCCAAATCCAACAATGGTTACAGAAACCATTTCCCATCTTTCCTAACACAGAGAAAAAGTCTTGCCTGCTTTCCAAGAAACCAATTCTTTGTAACAACAATCTTTCTTTTCAATTAACGTCCATAGGAGTATCACATGTAGTCCATCTTTTATAGCCAAATTTAATGTCActacaaaagaaagcaaattggACGATAGTCACATGTATTAGCATCTATAAAGCTGTAATGGCATGAAGATATCTATATAAATCAggggtttaaaatttttttccttaacagtCTCAGGTATCAACCAGAAGAAGTTGCTGATGACCCATTTACTGATGATTTTCGAGGTCTATTGGCAAAAGAAGATTGGTGGTTACCGCTGGGGCTGTTGCTGGTTCCATTCATAGTACTGGAAATGTGAGGAAACTGTGGATGAGGAGACTGCACTGGAGTACTGGGGCTAGGCAAACAAGAAGAGGTGGAGGGAATACCTCCTGCTGGGCTGTTGGCCTTGTCACTCCCAGAGTCACTTTCCAGTTCTCCAGCATTTGTCAGTCCATCTCTCTGATGACTGATCTTCATTCTTTTACAAGTAGGTCGAACTCTGTATTTCAAAGGAAGTGGACCATTCTAcaaagttaaaaggaaaaaaattactcttaattatttaaatatagtttACCATCATAATCTAACAACAGACATGCTACTTACCCTTCTCCAGGTATAAATGTAGGCAATATCCATTAGTGTATAATAATCCTTTAAAGGTTCCTCCTCATACATGACATCAAtctagtgaaaaatatttttattaggtaacaaaagaacaaaggtaaatctacattttttatcatttaaatataaTCCAAAAGTGCTTTAAAAAGCACATTCTCTAAACATTTTAACAAAGAAAGACTCCTTCTGAAACttcaaatgaggaaaaaaatatttctagagaGTGTTAAGGGATTTGTTTTCATAGCATAAAAGAGAACGCATACCAAATGTTTTAAGATAAATTTCAACTTTAGCActaacttaacatttttttcctattgctttTTTGGGTTCAAAATTCAAAgtgaaaaatgtaattaaaactgTAAAATCTATATAAAATGCAAGAAGAATATAAAAGTAGATACCTGGAAAGTATTAGGTATGTCCATTTTACTTCTGAGAAACTTTCTTAAGTGCATCACAGTCATTGCTGCTGGGCATCGTAAATATCTTTTATCATTCACCTAAAAGTACATTTAGAAAAGTAACTTTTTTCAGTTACTTTCAGATACGAAGTTTCAATTTGATTGCTTTAATATGATAAAAGATACTAGTATCAAACAAAATTGGAGGTGACCAACCTCTCAACTAATTACTTTGAGTTTACTATCATTATAAATACTAAATGAACAGATTCCTAATATAATAAGCAAACTTCAAGCATACCAAAGTATTAACTGtgaactatttaaaatattttgtgagacTAACaatcatacataaaataaattctaattatTAAATATCACATGTAGACGTTTCTTAAACATTAAACATGaccattttcttctatttaacaGCCGAATATTCTAAAGGGCAACACAATCCCTGATAAAATCTGGAATCCAAACAATGTTTCTTCTATGTTTTTGTAACATGAAACATACCTCCTCCTTagatttctctttgtctttgtttacTTTCCGATCCAATCtaagaaacagaacatttatTAGTGAAATAATCTAATAAAACATTACCATAAAATAGATTGCCTAAAGATTTTACCTGTTCTGGTCAAAGAATTCAATGGATAAGCTTATTATCTCATCATCAGTTATAATTCTCTTATCTTCATCTGCAACCTCTCCTCTATCTTCATTAGAGCCATTGGCAGCTATAATGATATagtgaaatgtaatttttaaaaattagatacctaatatattttatatataagagGATGGAAGTGGTTAAGtcaatttcaataattttaattcCTAGATAAGCTCTCCCCCCAAATAAAATGTCTTCCCTCCCCTAAAAGGTTTACCATCAGCAGAAGGATGAGCTGCATAAAAATCCCTTCTTCTCTTCATTTCatctgaatggggaaaaaaagatgtaaacatTTGGCATAACACAAAGAACTAATGAATAATCTCTTTAAATTCACTTTCTAAGCAAGTTACTCACTTTTGAAAAGCCCTGGAACTAATTTGTATACAATATCTTGAAGAGTTTTATCTGacctgaaaaagaattaaaatagaaaactatgaATTAAGATGGCAAGAACTAAAAATGTTCGTATGTTTCTGCAGTCTTTTTTCATGCTATAGTATTTTACTTTATTGTGATGCTGTCTATAACTATATTGATAAGATAAAAATTAACTGAGAATAAAAGTTCTCTGTATATAGCACTTTTTAAatcagtagaaaaatattttatattcactaATAAATTCCTCACATTTGCTAAGTCAAGAGAAGTGTGCCTTTCAAGTTACTAAATTAAGCGAATATGAATAGAGAATGAAGAGGAAAGAATGGAAgcccttttaaatatttattcttgcCTGTCATGAAGTCCATAAAGCAATGCAAAAAAGATTAACTAATTCAATTTGTAAAGgacagttagaaaaaaaaatcttaaaatcactTGTCTACTACTAAACTTTGTCTAAACTTGGTCACCATTAACATGGCAAGAAATTAAACGGCTACCCTCCACAAAGCACACACATATTAGGTATGTAT containing:
- the LOC105480043 gene encoding polycomb complex protein BMI-1 isoform X2, yielding MHRTTRIKITELNPHLMCVLCGGYFIDATTIIECLHSFCKTCIVRYLETSKYCPICDVQVHKTRPLLNIRSDKTLQDIVYKLVPGLFKNEMKRRRDFYAAHPSADAANGSNEDRGEVADEDKRIITDDEIISLSIEFFDQNRLDRKVNKDKEKSKEEVNDKRYLRCPAAMTVMHLRKFLRSKMDIPNTFQIDVMYEEEPLKDYYTLMDIAYIYTWRRNGPLPLKYRVRPTCKRMKISHQRDGLTNAGELESDSGSDKANSPAGVTLNLAIKDGLHVILLWTLIEKKDCCYKELVSWKAGKTFSLC
- the LOC105480043 gene encoding polycomb complex protein BMI-1 isoform X1, yielding MHRTTRIKITELNPHLMCVLCGGYFIDATTIIECLHSFCKTCIVRYLETSKYCPICDVQVHKTRPLLNIRSDKTLQDIVYKLVPGLFKNEMKRRRDFYAAHPSADAANGSNEDRGEVADEDKRIITDDEIISLSIEFFDQNRLDRKVNKDKEKSKEEVNDKRYLRCPAAMTVMHLRKFLRSKMDIPNTFQIDVMYEEEPLKDYYTLMDIAYIYTWRRNGPLPLKYRVRPTCKRMKISHQRDGLTNAGELESDSGSDKANSPAGGIPSTSSCLPSPSTPVQSPHPQFPHISSTMNGTSNSPSGNHQSSFANRPRKSSVNGSSATSSG